In the Aneurinibacillus soli genome, one interval contains:
- a CDS encoding Vat family streptogramin A O-acetyltransferase: MTVAPDKNKLYPNENIRTVCYIKNLPSRPNVEIGDYTYYSDNTNSPENFYDNIQHHYDFLGDRLIIGKFCAIAEGVTFIMNGANHRMDGFTTYPFNIFAGGWEKVTPTIEQLPFKGDTLIGNDVWLGQHVTIMPGVKIGDGAIVAANSTVVKSVEPYTIVGGNPANAIKKRFSDEMIKLLLELQWWNWDEKKIFENLEQLVSINDIATLKKLLNEE; encoded by the coding sequence ATGACTGTAGCTCCGGATAAAAATAAGCTTTATCCAAATGAAAATATTAGAACAGTTTGTTACATTAAAAATCTACCAAGCAGGCCAAACGTTGAGATTGGCGATTATACATATTACAGCGACAATACAAACTCACCAGAGAATTTCTATGACAATATTCAGCATCATTATGACTTTTTAGGTGATAGGCTGATTATCGGTAAGTTCTGCGCCATAGCTGAAGGGGTTACTTTTATTATGAATGGTGCTAATCATCGGATGGATGGTTTTACAACATATCCCTTCAATATTTTTGCCGGAGGTTGGGAAAAGGTCACTCCAACGATAGAGCAGTTGCCGTTCAAAGGCGATACTTTGATTGGCAATGATGTATGGCTGGGACAACATGTCACGATTATGCCAGGGGTAAAAATAGGTGACGGTGCAATTGTTGCTGCGAACTCAACTGTTGTAAAAAGCGTTGAACCGTATACAATTGTTGGCGGCAATCCTGCAAATGCTATTAAGAAGCGTTTCAGTGATGAGATGATTAAATTATTGCTGGAGCTTCAATGGTGGAACTGGGATGAGAAAAAGATATTTGAAAATCTTGAGCAATTAGTATCGATTAATGATATTGCTACACTAAAGAAGCTATTGAATGAGGAGTAA
- a CDS encoding RDD family protein yields the protein MYAGFWKRFLAAFIDGLIVGIPINIIVIPTSFLFGFTAYSADPDGEGIATGIMLLFQLVVFIFTTVVTWLYFTLMESSKKQATFGKRALGIKVATLNGDRISFGRATGRYFGKILSGIFCIGYIMVAFTEKKQGLHDMMSGCLVVNNDVYYSQDNTTLGVGSPSKKDS from the coding sequence ATGTACGCTGGCTTCTGGAAACGGTTCTTGGCTGCCTTTATTGATGGACTTATTGTGGGGATTCCGATTAATATCATTGTCATTCCTACATCGTTTCTTTTCGGCTTCACTGCTTATTCAGCAGATCCTGATGGTGAAGGCATAGCTACTGGCATTATGTTGCTATTTCAGTTGGTTGTATTTATTTTCACTACTGTTGTGACCTGGTTATACTTTACCTTAATGGAAAGTTCGAAAAAACAGGCCACTTTTGGAAAGAGAGCACTTGGCATCAAAGTAGCGACTCTGAATGGAGATCGCATTTCATTCGGCAGGGCTACCGGAAGATACTTTGGGAAAATTCTATCTGGTATCTTTTGTATTGGTTATATTATGGTTGCATTCACTGAGAAAAAACAAGGGCTTCACGATATGATGTCAGGATGTCTAGTAGTAAATAATGATGTTTATTATTCACAAGACAATACTACTCTTGGCGTTGGATCTCCATCTAAAAAAGATAGCTAA